Genomic window (Rosa chinensis cultivar Old Blush chromosome 6, RchiOBHm-V2, whole genome shotgun sequence):
tccattgggaacaactggctctgaatatcacaggtgggttcgtgatatccgccagcatctcaaggccgatagaatcttggatatgattctcgagcctagccaggacgtgataactgttaagcaagctcaagctttggaagcaaatcgagcagccttagaggcaaataaggcgaaaggcatcatcctaatgactcgtcatatggatgattcgctccagtacgagtatatgaatgaagaagaccctagaaggctgtgggtctcactcgaagaaagatttggcaacgtccgtgattccttgcttcctgacctagaagtgagatggcatagcctccgcttctgtgatttcaagacagttcttgacaataactcggaagcacttcgcattaaatccttaatggaattctgtggtaaaaagatcacagatgcaatgttgattgagaagactctctctaccttccccgtctctgcattgatggttgctaagaactatcgaatcgatgtaaatgccagacggatcacaaggtttcatgagctcattggagctatgaatgtcgctgaaaagcatgataatatccttgtgaagagctataattcgagatccgtggaaacagaacatattccggaatccaataatagtcgcacctctaagagagggcgccaagggcgaaaccctaatcttaggtatacttctggacattctgatccatataatcgctctacttgggaaggtaaccgccaaaataggcgaacacggaaccgaagaggtaaatgtggaaagagagagggaggcaatgcctctggccatgttggtggcgccaccaacattaagagccatctaaatgacgttttcaaagtgcctcaatcaatggagttcgagtaaagagatgtatgttctcgatgtggagtgtctgatcattgggcacacatttgtacaggtcgtgaagaacttgtcaccgcctacaaagcatattgtgaagcaagagaagctcactatgtggaacaagaagatcaagaagatgatctacagtgaagggttgaagactacaaatctggctgggatcaatagatcgccagttctgtttaagtctttattttccaagagatgtaggcgattgccatattactttttattggattagattttctttgatcatagaaacaatgatgtactccgttggcttatgaataaaatttcgagttcttttcattatgactccattttgattctgagcatatgcctttgtgactacgatggctaggccattaatattaattcaaggacatggaatagcccaagttccacttgccaaatggcaccttgattacagttgtcacagaaactctctacgctcttagggcaaatagtaccctatgaatagccaacgaattccatgcgaaaatgcatgtagagaacggaaatgagttcctttgcattacctctaatgattgcgaacaaagacgcatcttagagaagtttatgtgtctctatagtagactttatgtcactattcgagctattaaatccaataaagttatgagagaagatctcttggatctagacacatattggctttgtcacgacaggatagatcatcctagtcctgatatgatgatccgtctacaaaagacttcacacggacatcttttctctcgagcgaaatgaagcatgaatcaaaagttggttcttagactaagtgtgaccgacactgctgcctagggcaccgcctccgtccaccaccagcctagggctggcgtagtccctatccatgactccatggatggcgtccatcacgTTGATGGCTCcacaggtgatgctgcaatcaccaacttgcttcaaaatagcgttttagatgctcaggcctaaccaaaattctcattggttgcttctaaagcctctcgctcgttttactaagcccgttccttagggaaattaggactgagaccatcctatgcaaaggatatgacaatactcattctgttcttacaaagaatccgtagggattttgtggattgattcaaccaacttgcggatgcttaaatatttcatgatgttggttgacacacaaacacgctggtcacgtgttgtgccattgtccacctataaatgctgcttatgctacactcctagcacatatcatatgacaatgggctcactccccaaatcatcctattcagtcaattggatttgactatgctagagagtttacattgaaagactttcgatggatattgcaatgggcttgatgttggacatcacattcccatgtacacactcaattggtctcgcggaaacgactacgatggtagtccgaacattggtaatgcgcaccaatcttcttacatccgcttggggtgatgcgatatcgcatgcagccatgctaattcgtctacgacctaccaccactcaatgtacctctgcgttacagctagtgactgggtacacgtcttttgtacttacgcacatttgagtgagacatttatgtgccaattgcgccgccacaacgctctatgatgggtctttacagacgattaggcaactacgttggatttgagactccaacaatcgtccgctacttaatgcccttgcaaggcgatctcattaccgctagatttgcgggttgtcactttgatgagacagtcttcccgtcgttaggggagataagaacacagatgttcaacaggaacgacaggatttgtcgtggtctgtccccactatgtctcatcttgatccctattaaagtgacgagatcacacaaatatgctgcaaacatgcctgcaaggaaggacgtccctacgagaggacgtagcgccaccctacatggaggtaggcatggcgccaatgccaaagagagtgacactctggcgttacaggccatggccctagctaggatgcgtggagaggcccgtgggttcgaaggatactttggcacattccaatcctttgatcatcaagactcaaaatccgtctcatgagaatcttccgggttatggttatcgttgggggacgcctcaacgtcaaaacctattcctgagaatatagagctctatgaaacttacactagtgtacatgagacgtgggatagaaactccatcataattgatgatgtagttgcgtatttcgttgtgcatgagtttgttgagtcagatgatatcgaaccacgctccgttgatgaatgaatgccaacgtagagagtttttggcctaaatggaaagatgcgatccaggttaagatggattctctaacgaagaggaaggttttcgagctagagatgccaacacctcctaacatagaacctgttgactaatgggtcttcgttagaaagcgtagtgagaaaaagagacggtaatctcgccttatggcgcaaggcttctcacaaaacaccctggaatcgactacgatgagacatattctctcgtaatggatgtcattgcactccactaccctgtcagtttggtagtttccgaataactgaacatgtagcttacaaatgtggtcactacgtatctctatagggatctagatacggaatatacatgaaggttcatggtgaacttcatttacccaagtcaagtggctctagaccatggagcgcgtttacaaagaggttgaaacgctcactaaagtgactacttgattgggaagggatatgcccacgcattgctatgacaagtttcagattctatcgcggttcatgttggacatgatcttcattagaagcccttaaagagttaagggaaaccgctgaacacttgaaatccgtaatttgagatgaaggattttgggagaacacgattatgtctcagtttggaacttgagcatcgtatcgatagatgcttaggcattttgacaaggtcaagccttcaagcactcccatgatcgtccgtagtcttgatcctgaaaaggatcctcttcgtcaaaaagatgatgacgaagatgtgctagaggcagaagtgccttacttagtacaataggcgcattattgtacttatctcaatgcacaagaccgaacatctcatatgttgtgaacttgttagctagatatagctctgcgccaacgcgacgccattggattggtgtaaaagatatctttcgatacttgagatgtataaatgatatgggcttgttctatccctacaaagagatgatggattcggacccatcacacaccaggtacgccaccaacactggcctgcgtccactatccccgtcccaaaacgacatgtgttttggaaggttttgctgatgttgggtatctctctgacccacacaatggtcactcccaatccggttaagtgttcaccatgggaaaagaccatgacatcttggaggtctacataatagaccctagtcgctatatcttcgaacaatgtagagatcattgctcttcacgaagtggttcgtgaatgtatatggattggatccataattacgcatgttcgaacaattgtggtttgaagtctaccacagatgagcctacgagcatttaggataatgctacttgttttgaacaaatgaggcaaggctacatcaagagcgacaacaccaagcataatcagcaacaacagacactcctcgagatcaaagtgaactaggttcgatctgaggacagtgaggcagacttgtttactaagtcattgcccaattccacgttcgagaaacatgtggcaagaattggcttgcggaaattatctaaactcccatgatcgtagtcatcagggggaggtgcagacatcagggggaggtgtctacatgttcgtctcgaatcgtgaagggtgtgttgtgctctttttccccttcgaccgaggttatttttgtcccactgggtttttgttactcggcaaggtttttaacgaggcaacgagagaagcaccgcgtttgggcaacacaagggggagtgttcaaggaaaacctaatttgtgtttagcccaaactctaggttacttgacctagtggtaataggatttaattagaatgatctagaatcctaatcaatgtagaattactttccttgtatgattgagattctatgcattgtaatcctctatataaagaggcccctattattaatgagaatacacagcgattatctctcagtttctgattccctaaaacaaaaagaaaattatatttATTATTCATAAATTAATTGCCAAAATGGATAGAAGTATAGAACTGCAGACTTACTGTGTTCTCTGTTAGAACTTGGCGAACATCGCTGTGATACCACAATCTGCTACGCCGACCAGGCTCTTTAGGCGACTCGTtgtgaacaattttttttcccatttcttctagcaaatcatgcatgaaaatatgagcatgttcaACATTTAGGAGGGCCTTTTCTCCAAGAACTTCAATACTGGACATAGGGTTGCTGTAACCACAACCTTCTAATATTGCTATCACATcgttcttatttttatttttgaagaaGCACGCAATGTCAAGGAAAATTTCTCTCTCTTGTTGTTCCAGTGCATCGTAACTGATTTTGAGAATCTTATGAATGCCTTGAAGAGGACTTCTTCTATGACCATCTAATAAAGCTTGCCACTGATCTATAGATCTACTGCATAGATGAGAACCTAAAACTTTCAGCGCTAATGGAAGGCCTTCAGCATAGTTAATAATAGTGTTAACTGCGTGtttttcatcataatccatATTTCTATCAGTCATCAAGGCATTTGCACAGAAGAGCTCACAAGCTTCATCATGATTTAGTCTCCGGGCCTcgtatattttatttttattcactTGATGAGCAATCAATAATTGCTTATCTCTTGTTGTTATTATAACTCTACTGCCACGACCAAACCAATCAGGTGCTCCGGCTAATTTCTCTAACTGGTCcaattgatccacatcatcaagaactaaAAGAATCCTTTTATATCTTAACCTCTCCCGCAACAAAGTATTTCCTTCATCAACATTGATTACTTTCAGTTCTTTGCCCCCTAGAATCTTTGAAAGAATGATGTTTTGTAGGTTGACTAAACCTCCATGTTGCTTTGAACCTTCTCTAacatttgccaaaaagcagCTACCATCAAACTCATGGGCAACTGTATTGTAAACAGCTTTAGCAATTGTTGTCTTCCCTATTCCACCACTTCCCCATATCCCTACCATGCGTATATGATCACCTCCCCTAACATCTACAATTTCAAGCATGTCTTGTAGGCGAGAGTCTATCCCAACCGGACACTGTGCCACATCCAAATTGATACGATCTTTTAGTTGTGTAGAGACCTCTTCAACAATTATATCAATAAATTTAGATTCATGCCTGTCATGTTAGAATCAAATGAaacatttaataaaataaaacattgcTACTTCTGAAGAGAGCATAGTAttgaataataataaaaaaaaaacaataaaggaaCGGACAAATTTGCTATAAGTAGGATAAAGTGCATGATGTACCCGCTCGAGAAATGCCACCCAGACAAATTAGCCGCTTCTAAAAGAGCTGCTCTCCATCTTGACACCTTGTTCTTTCCATCTTCAAATCGGCGCTCATGCTCTGCAAGTGCCTCACTAAATGTGCCTCTTTGGTGTCTTACGTCCGATGGATCCACTTTGTAAAAGATTGGCCGAACCATTTGGTTCTTTGATCTTCTACATTCAAGGATATGAACTAGTTCTTCCAAACACCACTTTGAGGATGCATAGTTTTCAGAGAACACAATGAGAGAGAGCTTTGATCCTTCAATTGCTCGGACAAGTGCTTCTGATATTTCCTCTCCTCTTGGAAGATCATCATCATCTATGAAAGTATTGATCCCCCTTTGAACCAAATTTCTGTGCAAATGACCTGTAAAATTGTAGCGTGTATCCTCGCCTCTGAAACTCAGAAACACATGGTGTGTGTATGAACGGGTGGAAAAAGGAACAGAAGATAATGAGGAAGAAGCTCTCAATTGGGTGGCCATCGAATCTAgctttttgtttgatttcacgCTCAGCTCGCTGATGGAATGAAGAAGGagcggaagaggaagaggaacagAAAAGGAACACTGCTTGATCACTGTTTCCTGGTAGCTTCGATCAACGTCAATGTGAAGTCAAGGGCGTGTAAGATGAAACGAAACTGccaagaaaaggagaagaagaaaaggtaaaGTGAAAAAGGCAGAAACAGATTGTATGTGTATGAAGTATGAACGGGTGGAAAAAGCAGGAACGGTTGTTGTTTGACTGCTGGTGAAATGAAGGATCACAGTTTTTCCCGGAAGACGAAGCGAAACtaccgagaaaagaagaaacggTAACGGAAGACTCTTCCAGGAAGAGGACTGGATATTTTGCCAATGCAATTGGTTTGGTTGATAGGTAGATGCAACTGCCAGTTTGTCACCAACTAGCTCTTGATAAGCGGTAAAACTGTAAAAGAATGAAGAAAGAAGTTCATTTAGAAGCAAATCTTAATGAACATGACAACCaagtgagatttttttttttttgataaaatagaACATACCAATAGTATGCTCCGGTTCATAGATAAAGAATATTACAGAAAACTACTTCATTGAAACATTTCTGCTCAGAGTAGTCTATGCCACATAAAAACACCTCCTTGCAAGCAATCTAGTTTACCTAACTTTACACGCCGAGTAAGCAATTATGGTACGCAAAAGCTAAATACTTCCACAAGACTCATAGAGACGTTCTTACTAGCATAGACAATTAATCCAACTAAAACAACTAGACCACTACGGGCTCTTCACCTCTAAAAGGGTTAGAGCTTTCGACAAGCCCTACCAGCCCAAACATGCGACCAAGCCCAAAAGCCCAGGCCAAGTGACAACCAGAAACAATGGCAGAAACTCCAATCTGCATCTGCCAATCCAAGTGAGATTGGTTATTGAGAGTTTGTAAAATGAGAGACGACACATTTCTATATCGACCGGTGGAATGACtcattgttttcttctttttcgagAAACATGACAgaagtatttttattttttattattccAATACCTATATTTAATTCGGTGTGGATTAAAAATACTTGCTCAATTATTGATTATaaaatactaatttt
Coding sequences:
- the LOC112171887 gene encoding disease resistance protein RPV1 isoform X2, translated to MATQLRASSSLSSVPFSTRSYTHHVFLSFRGEDTRYNFTGHLHRNLVQRGINTFIDDDDLPRGEEISEALVRAIEGSKLSLIVFSENYASSKWCLEELVHILECRRSKNQMVRPIFYKVDPSDVRHQRGTFSEALAEHERRFEDGKNKVSRWRAALLEAANLSGWHFSSGHESKFIDIIVEEVSTQLKDRINLDVAQCPVGIDSRLQDMLEIVDVRGGDHIRMVGIWGSGGIGKTTIAKAVYNTVAHEFDGSCFLANVREGSKQHGGLVNLQNIILSKILGGKELKVINVDEGNTLLRERLRYKRILLVLDDVDQLDQLEKLAGAPDWFGRGSRVIITTRDKQLLIAHQVNKNKIYEARRLNHDEACELFCANALMTDRNMDYDEKHAVNTIINYAEGLPLALKVLGSHLCSRSIDQWQALLDGHRRSPLQGIHKILKISYDALEQQEREIFLDIACFFKNKNKNDVIAILEGCGYSNPMSSIEVLGEKALLNVEHAHIFMHDLLEEMGKKIVHNESPKEPGRRSRLWYHSDVRQVLTENTSMENLKSLNLSGCKFLAQSPDLSGSPNLEFLDLSNCKSLKKVHPSVGSLKKLVDLNLESCSNLVRLPGEVNWRSLRSINLNDCTRLESFPEIEGEMKCMTSLYLYNTGIKALPSSIGYLINLQSLVLDHCGNLTDLPCSIYELQKLKTVLLSECPKLVRFPNKVESEVLPTYSKVSHDNRDSSSEPEPDTEFNLALPCLDQFLAGGCNLSNIDFLGSLDCASTLDLSESTIVILPECIINKFVNLRQLNLIGCTRLVEIPGLPPRIRLLNVMDCVSLERISKLSNILERKESQMIKEMDLTNCWRLCQNLVEMANKDDDDEVHADLISRLLSSQQSKFTITFPVPRSEVPKWFSCQMDFMGHRRFEFYIETLANFKWDNAGLALCVAVDQNLQDAWTDFTVYIHINEVRVSFPFSDCVDSAESDHVWLHYVPFLEMWPVGYMRPLPPFTCRVIIYQWQKSESSIKSCGVHLVMPPNEDVSMKLIRAENLTSELSEDELQKDFWDNYRPKQRTDCKELYTDAQLENEKL